TTCGCTGACATCTTCCCAATCGGGGGTGTGGCGCATCCACTCCACCAGATAATCGACAAAGGCGCGCACTTTGGGCGATAAGTTGCGGCTGGACGGATAGACTGCGTAAATCCCCAAGGGATCGGTCGAATAGTCTTCCAGCGCGGTTTCCAATTCTCCCTTACGCAGGGCATTGCTGACGATGAAGGCGGGACCGTAAAAAATGCCGATGCCTTGTTGGGCGGCGGCGCGGATCACCACGTCGTTGTTGGTGGTGAGGTTGCCGTGCATCTTCACACTGAGCGGTTTCCCCTTGTCTTGGAAGTGCCATTCACCCGGTGTGGAGAGAAACGAATAGATGATGCCCGTGTGTTCAGACAGCTCGGACGGATGGTTGGGCTTGCCGCGTCTTTCCCAATAACTGGGGGCGGCGCACAGGGTGATGTTGACCGGGGCCAAACGGCGCGCGATCAGGCTGGAATCTTTAAGTTTCGAAATGCGAATCGCCAGATCAAAGCCTTCGTCCACCAAATTCACCAAACGGTCGGAAAATTCGATGTCCAATTCGACCAGAGGATAGCGTTCGACAAAACACGCCAGGGCATTTGACAGGTGCATGGCGCCAAAGGTATGCGGCGCGCTGATGCGCAGCTTGCCACGGGGCTCAGCCGTGGACGGCGAAACGGCGTCTTCGGCGTCTTCCAAATCCTCCAGGATTTGTCGCGCACGATCGACATAGATGCGCCCCTCATCCGTCAAGTTGAGCTTGCGCGTGGTCCGGTGCAATAGACGCACGTTCAAATGGTCTTCCAAGGCTGCGACTTGTTTCGACAAGGTCGCCTTGGATGTCCCCAATGCGCGCGCGGCCCCGGAAAAGCTGCCTTTATCCACGGTGGTGATAAAGGCCCGCATGGCGGAGAATGTATCCATGGTATCTGTTTCCTATTTTGAAACAGTATTGTGCCTTTTGTGTGGATTGTCCATATCTAGGTGACCGCTTATCTTGTAGGTTAAGACAACGCCTGAAAGGAGAGCGCTATGATCACCGTATCGACCTTGAACGATTTTGGACACCAAGACCACGGCTGGCTCAAAGCCGTGCACCATTTCAGCTTTGCCGATTACTTCGACCCCGATCGCATGGGCTTTGGTCCCTTGCGCGTGTGGAACGATGATCAAATCAAGGGTGGCACGGGCTTTCCCCTTCATCCTCACCGGGACATGGAAATCGTCACCTACATCCGCAAAGGCGCGGTTAGTCATGAAGACAACTTGGGCAACCAAGGCCGAACGGCGGCGGGCCAAGTCCAGGTCATGAGCGCGGGCACCGGCATTCGCCACTCGGAATACAATATGGAAGACGAAGATTTGGATCTGTTTCAAATCTGGGTGCACCCCAACAAACAAGGCCACGCGCCGCGTTGGGACCAGCGGGACTTCGACCGTCATCACGCCTCTCACGGATTTGTGACGCTGGTGTCCGGGCGCGGTGGGCAAGAACTGGACGGGGCACTGTTCATTCATGCCGACGCTGCGTTCAAGGCTGCTATTTTAGAAGACGGTGAAGAAACCGAGGTCTCCCTGGAAGACGGTCGCTTAGCCTATGTGGTTCCGGCGCGGGGCAGCATTGAAATCAACGGCGTGAAGGTGCCCGAGCGGGGCTCGGCCGCGATCAGTGCCGAGACGCTTCTGCACATCAAAGCCAAGGGTGAGGTCGAAGTGGTTTTGTTCGATTTGCCGTCACAATAAAGCGTCAGATTTGCCTGCTTTCGGTCCGGGTTGGTGGTATGCTCTCGCCAACCCGGATTTGTTTTGATGAAACGAAGGATCAAGCCCAAATGAAAGCTGAAGTGAAGTGGCTGGGAAAACGTGCCTTTGAAGGAACACCCGACAGCGGCCACAGTGTGATTATGGACAGCTCGCCGGACTTCGGTGGGGAAGATCGCGGTGTGCGCCCGATGGAATTGATGATGATGGGCATGGGCGGATGCACGTCCATCGATGTGATGAACATCTTGGAAAAATCCCGCCAAGACGTGACCGACTGCGTCGCTGAAATCACGGCGGAACGGGCCGACACCGAACCCAAAGTCTTTGTCAAAATGCATGTGCATTTTAAAGTCACGGGCCGGGGAATTGACCCCAAGCGTGTTGAGCGCGCCATTGCGTTGTCGGCGGAAAAATACTGCTCGGCCTCGATCATGTTGAGCAAAACTGCGGAGATTACCCATGACTTCGAAATTATCGAAGCCGACTAAGGTTCTGGGTGCGCTCGCACTGGTGGTGGGGCTGGTGGGCTGTGAGGCCATGGGCCCCACAGAAAATCCGTTTGAGCGCAAGTTCCAGTGGTTCTCTTATCTAGAGGGTGAAGACTTTCAAAATACCTGTGCCGCCCTCCCGTCTAGCCGATATCGCATGGTCTACAACGGGGTCTACACGGAACAAATACGCACCTATGATTTGGATGGTGAAGGCGCGATGCGTATTCAAGTCATTGGCGGCGAAAATTTGCGAGAGCTGGAGCTCTCGTCTCCTTCCGACCTCTTGAACCCTTGGCGCGGGAAAACGGTGAACTTCCAACTGGACGCGGATGAGGTCACGGCCATTGTGGACGCGTTGGACCAAGACGGCGTTTTCGGACCACCTGCGGACGGTTTGGAGCTGTCGTCGAAGGGGTTCTTTTGGACCATCGCGGCGTGTCATGGGGGGCAGTATCGCTTCACCGGCGTGACGTGGCCCTCAGCCCAGTGGGATGCGCTTCGCTTCGATGATGTCTTATTTGACGTTGACCTCTCACAAATCCCTGTGAATCCCCCCCGCAAAACCGATTTGCGCCGTGATCTCGGCACAGGTGTCAATGAAGCTTCTGACATCGAATTTCACACCAAAGTGGGAAAGCGTGGCTTAGTGAAGCTGTCGGACCTGTTCCAATAGGACTTGGCTGTCGGCGGTCAAAGCCGTTACACTCAAAACAACGTCAACCGTTCAACCAGAAATTAGGTGAACCTCAATGCCCTACGTGATGAAAAATGCAGAAGGCCGCATCATCGCCGTTCTGAGTGAAGAAGCCGAAGGCTCTGAATTTATCAGTGCCAATGACCGTCAGCTTGGGTCTTTTTTGTCCCAAGAGAGCCCGGAGAAACGCGCACAACGCGAATTGATGGAATCGGACATGGGTCTGATTCGTGTGTTCGAGGATTTGGTGAACGTCCTCATTGAGCGCGGTGTCATCATGTTCAACGATTTCCCCGAAGCCGCGCAGAACAAATTGTTGGCACGCAGTGGCTTGCGCAAAGAATTTTCTTATGTGGATGAATTATTCAATCCCGAAGAAGAAGAATTTTTGCCGCCCCCGGATGATGAGGGCGACGGGTTCTTATAGGATTTATTTCAGTTAAGTGTCAGCTTCTTGTCAGGTTCGTTACGCTCATTCAAAACTACGCCTTACTAAATCTTAGAAAACGCGCACATCTTCAATACGTTATTTCCAAAAATTGTGATGGCTGGGTAGGTTGACCCGGGCTCGTGGCATTTGGCATTATCCCCTTTGGCGCCTGTTGCAACCTTAAGCTCTGATCGAAACCACAATGCAAATTCACCGCTTCCTTAAAGAACTCAACGTTTCTTGGGACCAAGCCTATCACTTGTTGATCGCCACGCCCCATTCGCCGTATCTGCGTCGTCACCGCGTCAGTTACATCATTGGGCGTGTTCAGTTGGTGTCTTTCTTGTTTGCGATTTTTATTCCGCTCTGGTCAATCATTGACTTCTTCGTCTTCCCCTATCCCCAATGGGTGATGTTGACGGGCATGCGGCTTGTTTCGGGCGGCGTGTTTTTGTTGCTGGCTTGGCCATGGAAGATCGAGCCTTCGGCGCGCAATGCCTTTGGTATGATGGTGGTCATGTTGTTGGGCCCGCCGGTGTTTTATCTGGCGACGCTGCCCATGTTCAACACCGTCGAGCTGTCCATGATGGGGCAAATCGTCTATCAGCTTTATGCTTTGCTGCCGTTCATCGTGTTGGCGGGTTTGAGCGTCTTTCCGCTCACCGTGGTTGAAACGCTGCTGTTCGGCATTCCGTTTTTACTGCTGACGGCCTATGGCGCGTCCCTGAGTGAGACATTTTCGTGGGACACTTACATCGGCACGCTTTGGCTGGCGATGCTGATTTTGGCGGTGTCTCTGTTTGCCGGCATTTCTCAGCTGCGCTACATGATCACACTGGTGGCGCAATCGAGCCTCGATCCGCTGACGGGGTGCTTTACGCGGCGAAGCGGTTCGGAAATCATCGATATGCAGTTCCGCGTGTCGATCCGCCAACATGCTTCGTTCACCATCATTTTCTTCGATCTGGATCACTTTAAATCCATCAACGACACCTACGGCCACGACGAAGGCGACAAGACTTTGGTGATGTTTGCGTCGAACTTGCAGAGTTTATTGCGTGGTTCGGACGTCATCGTGCGCTGGGGCGGCGAAGAATTTTTGGCTGTTCTGCCCAACACCGATATGGAGGGCACCCGCCTGGTGGTGCAACGCATTGTCGACAATTGGTTGGGCGAACGCCCCGACGATCACAAGCTCACCGCCAGCATTGGTGTGGCCGAGCGCACCGCCGACGGCCTGGAAGATTGGCCCGAATTGGTGGAGCTGTCGGACAAACGCATGTATGAAGCCAAGAAAACCGGCCGTGCCCGTGCCTTGATGCCGGGCGATGAGATCATCGCAGATGAAAACGTCGTGCTGCCGCCGTCGGGACGCTAAGTCGCCGGATCACGTTTAGCGGTTCGTGTCGAGGTGCTTTCGTATTTTTTCCAAAGTGGGCAAAGTGCTTTTGAGCTCTGATTGCGGCACGACCGATGACAGCTCGGCGATCAACGGTGCTAGGCGTTGCACACAGAGGCTGCGCATGGCGTGGCCTTCTTCGGTGATGCTAACCAGCTTCCCGCGACCGTCGTTCGGGTCTTGGCCGACCTTTACAAAACCACGTGCCTCCAATTTCTGAACGGTATTCGTCATAGCGCCTTTGGTGAGTTGGAAGGCGGTGGCGAGGCGCAGGGGGCTCCATTCCCCCCCAAGACGCACCAAATGGTTCAGGACTGCGAACTGCGACATGCGAAGGTCGTCGGGAAGGTTGCGTTCCAACTGGTTTCGCGCCAGCTGTTCGATGATTCCCACTTCGGTGAGCAGGCGGAATATGTCCGGGTCTTGGGGTGTCTTCGTCAAAGAAAATTACCTTAGTCGTTCGGTAAGGGACCAGCGTGGTGCCGGACCAACGGGCTTTGCGTAGCCAAGCCGTGCAAGCATTTGAACGGTTTGTCCTGGCTTTTCGGTGAGAAGCGCATGGGCCTTGGCATAATGGACTTTCATTTCGGGGTATTCCTGTAACGCTTGGCTCATGGGCTGCATGGCTAGATTAGCATTCGTTGCCGCCAGGGCCAAACGCATGTATGCGCGACCGGCCAGGATTTGGTCTGTGCGGGTATTGTCGGCGGTGTTGATCCAGGCAAATCCCATCGACGACATTGCGGCTTCTGCCGTTATGTCGAGGGCAGATTGAAACGCGCTGGAATTTGGATCGGTAAGACTTTCGCGCGAAAGAACCCCAAACACACCAAGTGTGTCGAGCAAGGGGCCGCCTAAGCTGATGCCGTCAGGGTTGGCTTCGATTTCAGCGCGTCCGATTCTCATGAGTTTGACGCTTTCCATGTGAGCCGCAGGGGTTTTCATTTCGGCAAACATGGCATCGCGGGTCAGGGTTCTGAGGCTTTGTAAAAGTGGCTCATCCTGAATTGCTGCAATCAGCACACCCGTCGAGGCAGATCTGCGCAACGCCTTAAGTGCCTCTGTGGAGATGGCTTTGTGCGTATCGTATACATTGCGATTGGTGTGGCGCTTCAAAATGGCACCAAACAACGGGTCCGGGGATAGCGCGGGTGTTTTATGCAAGGACAAGCGTGCGATTGGCCGCTGGTCGAGAACCTCACTGTTTTCGCCTTCGGGAAACAGTGAGATGTCCGCCGTGTAGCCTTGTTCCCGCGCAGCCAAAACAAAACCTTCCAAAAAGCAGCCCAAGCCGATCACGATTTGGCGGCTAAAGGGGTCCGTTGCGGGAAGAAGCCGGTCGAGATCGCAGCTCAATACGGCCTCTGTCTCACTTTTTAGATCAACCAGCCACGGCTGGCGGTTGTGAGGATTGGGGGCCAAAATCGCATAGGACAGCGAGCGGCGCATGGGATCGGGGTAGAGCTTTCCGGCGTCTTCCCAAGCTTGAAGAACATCAGATGGGGCGCGGGTCGCGGCAAAGCCGAGGCCGCCGGCAGCAACGATGACACTGGCAGATCCTGCGATTTTCAAAAATTTTCGTCTGTTCATGATGGCCCACTCCTGTCGATGAATAAGGTTTAGCATTAAACTAAATATATAGTTCAATATTAAACCAGTCAACGGATTCTTTTTATCCCATAGGTGGGCGGGCGTTGATCTATTCAGCGATGCCTTTGTATTTCGACAAGCTCTGCATAGCCTCTGCATTTCGGCTTTCAAAAAAATTCTTATAAGCCATATCGACTTTGAGGATGTGGTTATACCACCAGTCGATCAGATACGCGTAAGCCTCTGCGCCATCCCACTTGGAAGGGGCGCTATCTTGCATGTCTTTTTGCTGCGCAACCCAACGTCTAAATTCATCGTGTTTCGACTTATGGTCTTTAAACGCTGGATAATCCATCGATAACATGGTGGCTTCTTCGGAATTAAAATGGACGTTTATATAGTGTCTTAGATCGTCGAAGATGTTGGTTATTGTTTCGTGGGAATTGCGTTGGAAGATAGCCTCATGAAGTTTCGAAATTGTAGAGAGAAGCACGCGATGGTCTTCATCCCAGACCTCGACCCCCACGGTCATAGATGGCAGCCATGAAACTGTTTTCGTGACTTCACGGGTATGGCTTTCACGTGTCAGTAGTTCCTCGTCATTGCTTGTGGGCAAGGTGAACGTCACTTTCGTTCCATGGCCCACTTCACTTTCCACGAAAAAGCTACCCCCCTGAATTTCAGCAAAGCCCTTGCTCAGGGGAAGCCCAAGCCCTGTGCCTTCATGGGATCGTCCTTTTGCTCTTTCGACTTGTCTGAAAGGTTCCAGTGCACGTTCTAATTCCTGTGCATTCATGCCAATGCCAGTGTCGGTCACTTGTACGCAGAGCATGCCATCCGCAATGTCTGCGGACACCTTCACGGTGCCGCCTTCGGGTGTAAATTTAATTGAATTGGTCAGCAGGTTTATGAGGATTTGTTTGGTGATCATCTCATCGGCGAGAATCATGGGAAGTTCGGCTGATACCTCTGATGTAACGGTTACGTTTTGCTGATTGGCCCGGCCCTTGACCAATGTCATCGCCGCCTCAACTAAGTCGATGAGGGATGCCAAATTGAGGTTCGGCTTGAATTCACCAGCTTCTATCTTCGACAAATCCAGAACTTGATTGATCAAGCTCAAAAGATGCTTGCCGCTTTCGTTGATGTCTGCTGAATATTCGGAATAATTGGCCGGTTGTATCGGACCCAGAACTTCATTTCTCATCATGTCCGAGAATCCGATAATGGCGTTTAACGGGGTCCTGAGTTCATGGCTCATGTTCGCCAAAAACACCGACTTTGCCCGGCTGTGCAACTCGGCGTCTTCTTTTTCTCTTAGCAATTTTTTACGATTGCTGATGTCAACGAGTGTCCCCACGAGCCGAACCGGCGTGTCATCTTCGTTAACGGCAAAGCCCCGGGCGAGAACCGTCACGCACGAGCCGTTCTTATGGCGCATCTGGAATTCGGTATCAAAAGTATCGGAAACCGCATTCAGATAATTGCGCACCTCTTGCATGACACGATCTTTATCATCGGGATTTACCAGTTGTTCCCAGGTGTCTAAGGATGGGCGCAGTTCATCAGAGCTATACCCCAACATGCCAGCCCAACGTGGAGAGTAATAGACGTGATTGTTTGTGAGGTTCCAGTCCCACAAACCATCATTGGCCCCCTGCATGGCCAAAGAAAATCGCTCTTCACTTCTTGATAACTCTTCAAGAAGTCGATCCTTTTCCTTGGCGCGTTTGATGATTTGGCGTTGTGTTTCAAAGACAAAAAGGATCACAAGTCCGAATACGAACCCCAACAAAAGGCCGAGCGCGCCCGGAATGTCGTATTCTCGAAGCGGTAATTCTCCACTGTGTTGGAGTGTCGCAACACCGGCGACGAACACCATGCCCAAAATTGAGCTTAGGACCAGTTTCCCCGCGTTACGAGCTGCTACGCTGCGAACCTTTTGAAAAGCGTTCATAATTATCCCAGCTAGAGGATAGATCGTACACGGTGCTGAAAGCCCTCGGTGACGATCTCGAATGGTTGTGGCATTTATATATCAATCGTTCCCACCCACCATCAGAGGTGAGCGGGTCTATCAATTTTGGGAGGGGTATGTCCCTCTTCTTCTTCCACTCATAAATTCGAATGAGTTTATATGACATATCCATAACGAAGGTAGTAATATGTGCGCACACAGATGTTGGGTTGGCGCCAAAACAAAAGTGCGGCCAACTCGACAGCTGGCCGCACTTTAAAATTGGCCGAGGCCACAACGTCAGTATTTTATTCAGCCGCTTTGGCCTGGGGTTCCAGCGGGCTCCAACGCAAGACGGGTTTGCGCGCTGCCGCCGTTTCGTCCAAACGCCGGCGCGGGGTGAGCACAGGGGCGTTTTTAAACATGTCCGCTTCACCCGCTTTGGCCTTAGCCGTCAGTTCGCGCAAGGTGTGGATGTAGAGGTCTAGTGTTTCTTTGGACTCGCTTTCGGTGGGTTCCATCAGCAACGCGCCGTGCACCACCAGCGGGAAGTACATGGTCATGGGGTGGAAACCCTCGTCGATCATGGCCTTGGCAAAGTCCAAAGTGGTGACGCCTGTGTCTTTCAAGAACGCATCGTCGAACAGAACTTCGTGCATGCACATGCCGTCGAACGACACGCTCATGATGTCTTGCAGTTCTGCGCGCAGGTAGTTGGCGTTCAACACGGCATCGGTCGAGGCCTGACGCAATCCGTCCGCACCGTGGCTCAACATAAAGGCCAGCGCGCGAATGAACACACCCATTTGGCCGTGGTTGCCCTTGAGCCGCCCAAATGGTTTGGCGTCCGAGTCCGCCTCGTGCTCAACCATATTGTAGCCGTCTTCGTCGTGGATGACGTACGGCACGGGGGCAAAGGGGGCCAAGGCTTCGGACAGCACCACCGGACCGGCACCCGGACCACCGCCGCCGTGGGGGGTGGAGAAGGTCTTGTGCAGGTTCAAGTGCATGCAGTCGATGCCCAAATCCCCCGGTCGCACGCGCCCGACGATGGCGTTGAAGTTTGCGCCGTCGCAATAGAAATAACCGCCTGCATCGTGAATGGCTTCGGCGATTTCGATCACGTCATTTTCAAACAAACCACAGGTGTTGGGGTTGGTGAGCATGATACCCGCCACGTCGTCGCCCAGCTTGGCTTTGAACGCTTCGATGTCCACGCGGCCTTGTTCGGTGGCGGGGATGGAATCGACGCTAAACCCACACGCAGCTGCGGTGGCGGGGTTGGTGCCGTGGGCACTTTCGGGAACCAAGACACGTTTGCGGGTGTCGGCTTCGCCGCGGTCTTGGATGGCGGCTTTGATGGCCATCATACCGCACAGCTCACCATGCGCACCCGCAGCCGGGCTCATGGCCACGGCGGGCATGCCGCACATGACTTTGATCCAGTGCGCCAAGGTGTCGATGAGTTCCAACGCACCTTGCACGGTGCTGATGGGTTGCAGCGGGTGAAGATCGCCCAGCCCCGCCATGCGCGCGACCTTTTCATTGACGCGCGGATTGTGCTTCATGGTGCACGAGCCCAGCGGATAAAAACCGGAATCAATGCCGTAGTTTTTTTGGCTCAAACGGGTGTAGTGGCGCACCACTTGCGGTTCGGACAAACCGGGCCAGCCGACGGTGTCTTTGCGGCGCAAACCGCCTAAGCGGTCATCGCTGACGTGCACGTCTTCGAAGTCCACGCCCGTGCGGCCATCTTCGCCCATTTCGAAAATGAGCGGTTCGGCGAACTCCAAACCCTTGGAGCCGGAAATGGTTTGGGTTGCGGGCGCTTGGCTACCGCCTTGGGGGACGTTCGAGCGACCTTGCGATTGATCAGCCATTAGAGAACCTCCTTCAATGCGGAAACAAGCGTGTCCATATCCGCGTCCGAGTTGGTTTCGGTGCAAGCGACGATCATCATGTTGGCGAAGTCGTCACGGTCAGGGAACAGGCGTTGCAGCGGTATGCCACCCAAGATGCCCTTTTGCGCCAAAGCTTCGACGACGTCAGAGGCGTCTTTGGACAGCTTCACCGTGAATTCGTTGAAGAACGTTTCGTTCATCACCTCGACACCGTCGATGGCCGCTAACTGGTCGGCTAACTTACAGGCGTTGGCATGATTGACCCGGGCCAGACGATTGAGGCCGCCTTCCCCCAATAGCGATGCGTGGATGGTAAAGGCCAACGCGCACAGACCTGAGTTGGTGCAAATGTTCGACGTGGCCTTTTCCCGGCGAATGTGTTGTTCGCGGGTCGATAGGGTCAAGACCCAGCCGCGCTGGCCTTCGACGTCCAAAGTTTCACCCGCCACACGCCCCGGCATTTGCCGCACGAGTTTTGAGCGCGTGGCGAACAAGCCGACATAAGGCCCGCCGTAGCTCAGCGCATTGCCGATGGATTGGCCTTCCGCAGCGACGATGTCCGCACCTTGGTTGCCTGGGGCTTCCAACAGACCCAGTGAAACAACCTCCGTCGTCACCGCCACCAACAGCGCGCCTTTTTTATGGGCCGCTTCGGCGATGGGGCGTAGATCAATGACGCGCCCGAACACGTCCGGGGTTTGCACCACAACGCACGAAGTCTTGTCATCAATCAGATCAATGACGCTTTCAGGTAGGGCCGGATGGGTCGGGTCTGAATCCGGGTGGACCAATTCGATGTCTAAGAACTTTGCGCTGGTCTTGGTCACGTCGAAATAATGCGGATGCAGACCGCCTGCCAACACTGCGCGATTGCGCCGCGTGGCGCGACCCGCCATCAACACGGCTTCGGCCGTGGCCGTTGCCCCGTCGTACATGGACGCGTTGGACACTTCCATGCCCGTCAGCATGGCGACCTGGGTTTGGAATTCGTACAGATATTGCAGCGTGCCTTGAGAGACCTCTGGCTGGTAGGGGGTATACGCTGTCAAGAACTCACCGCGCTGGATCATGTAGTCCACACTGGACGGCACATGGTGGCGATAAGCCCCTGCACCCAAAAACGTCGGGGCGCATCCGGGGGAAAGGTTCTTGGTGGCGAAGTTGGAGAACGTCTTTTCAACGTCCATCTCACCCGCATAGGACGGCAGGTCCACGGGCTCGGCCAGCAAGGCCTTGGCAGGTACATCGCAGTAGAGATCTTCGACCGTATCCGCGCCGATGCTTTTGAGCATGGCTTGGCGGTCTTCGTCAGTGTGCGGCAAATAACGCATCACGAATTCCTTGTTTAAGTATGGGAGAGCTTAGTCGAGCCCGTCCACGTAGGCTTTGTATTCGGCTTCATTTTTCAAACCGTCCAGTTGAGAGGGCTCGGACATTTTGATTTTGAAAAACCAGCCGTCACCTCCCGTGTCGCCGGACACGGCTGCCGGGTCGTCAGCGATGGCCCCGTTGCCGTCGACCACATCCCCCGCCACGGGGGCGTAGACTTCGGACGCGGCTTTGACGGATTCCACAACAGCCGCTTCTTCACCTTGCATGACGGTGCGGCCGGCTTCGGGAACTTCGATGAAGACGAGATCGCCCAGTTGCTGTAGCGCATAATCCGTGATGCCCACGGTGGCGACGTCACCGTCAACGCTGATCCATTCATGATCGTCCGTAAAAAGTACACTCATTGTTTTGGTCCCTTAGTCTCAAAGAAAATTAGGTTTTATAGCTTTTGTCGGTGAACGGCATTTTGACGACTTTGGCCGCCAACGCTTTGCCGCGCACAATCAAGTTCACAGGCGTGCCGGGCTCGGCAAATGCGGTTTGCACATAGCCCATGGCGACCGGGCCGCCCACCGACGGGCCGAAGCCGCCGCTGGTGATGGTGCCAATGGTGTTGCCGTCGGTGTCTTGGACCTCTGTGCCTTCGCGGGCCGGGGCACGGCCTTCGGGCAGGATGCCGACGCGCAAACGTTCGGTGCCGTCGTTCAACTGGCTCATGAGGATGTCATAGCCCGGAAAGCCGCCTTGTTCGCGGCGGCGCTTGTTCACCACCCATTTGAGATCGGCCTCAATCGGCGTGGTTTCGGTGGTGATGTCGTGACCGTAGAGGCATAGGCCTGCTTCCAAACGCAGGCTGTCGCGCGATCCCAGTCCAGCGGCTTCGACTTCGGGCTGACCCAGTAAGAGCTTCGCGAAATCTTCGGCCTGGTCGGACGGCACTGAGATTTCAAAACCGTCCTCGCCGGTGTAGCCCGACCGGGTGACGAAGCACTCAATCCCTTGGATGGATACGACCCGGAAGTTCATGAACTTCATGTCTTCGGTATCGGGCGCCAAGCGTGCCAAAACGTCGCCCGCTTTGGGGCCTTGAAGCGCCAACAGCGCGCGGTCGGTG
This region of Magnetovibrio sp. PR-2 genomic DNA includes:
- the gcvPA gene encoding aminomethyl-transferring glycine dehydrogenase subunit GcvPA, with translation MRYLPHTDEDRQAMLKSIGADTVEDLYCDVPAKALLAEPVDLPSYAGEMDVEKTFSNFATKNLSPGCAPTFLGAGAYRHHVPSSVDYMIQRGEFLTAYTPYQPEVSQGTLQYLYEFQTQVAMLTGMEVSNASMYDGATATAEAVLMAGRATRRNRAVLAGGLHPHYFDVTKTSAKFLDIELVHPDSDPTHPALPESVIDLIDDKTSCVVVQTPDVFGRVIDLRPIAEAAHKKGALLVAVTTEVVSLGLLEAPGNQGADIVAAEGQSIGNALSYGGPYVGLFATRSKLVRQMPGRVAGETLDVEGQRGWVLTLSTREQHIRREKATSNICTNSGLCALAFTIHASLLGEGGLNRLARVNHANACKLADQLAAIDGVEVMNETFFNEFTVKLSKDASDVVEALAQKGILGGIPLQRLFPDRDDFANMMIVACTETNSDADMDTLVSALKEVL
- the gcvH gene encoding glycine cleavage system protein GcvH, with the translated sequence MSVLFTDDHEWISVDGDVATVGITDYALQQLGDLVFIEVPEAGRTVMQGEEAAVVESVKAASEVYAPVAGDVVDGNGAIADDPAAVSGDTGGDGWFFKIKMSEPSQLDGLKNEAEYKAYVDGLD
- the gcvT gene encoding glycine cleavage system aminomethyltransferase GcvT translates to MSDLHKTPLDALHRELGAKMVPFAGYDMPVQYPAGILKEHLHTREGAALFDVSHMGQAFLKGENAIEAFETLVPGDYQVMAEGKTRYTVLLNDQGGILDDLMATRIEGGLYLVVNAACKDQDFAHIEAGTAGKADLQILTDRALLALQGPKAGDVLARLAPDTEDMKFMNFRVVSIQGIECFVTRSGYTGEDGFEISVPSDQAEDFAKLLLGQPEVEAAGLGSRDSLRLEAGLCLYGHDITTETTPIEADLKWVVNKRRREQGGFPGYDILMSQLNDGTERLRVGILPEGRAPAREGTEVQDTDGNTIGTITSGGFGPSVGGPVAMGYVQTAFAEPGTPVNLIVRGKALAAKVVKMPFTDKSYKT